The following proteins are co-located in the Peromyscus maniculatus bairdii isolate BWxNUB_F1_BW_parent chromosome 23, HU_Pman_BW_mat_3.1, whole genome shotgun sequence genome:
- the LOC121826567 gene encoding putative sperm motility kinase W isoform X1, which yields MGSHMDEDILEKDFRMLTSLGCGSFGEVKLACHLPTHTRVAVKVLEKNTNSVADISTEVNILQSLEHRNIVRFFDMIDTLTTTYLIMEYVAGEDLESCLQALGCLKEEEARVIFRQVVSAVHFLHQRHIAHRDIKLENILVDAAGNAKLCDFGMAIKITEGQMLEEICGSLLYWAPEILARKPYDGLAGDMWSLGIVLYVLVTGHFPYMEETLEGMHRVITTTMCPIPYHLSKPCYFIIARLLMVPTWYRFTICQLVERAWLGPIQEHVLPTTKQILPKVVETMCTIGYTCEEIVSSLTHRREDNHVTATCNILKYQLSGGDSHQQDQMPWLTSSPAGPVHLPLPLTRRASEPAFITGTQAGKSHFKVEGVEERGKIYRSHTMPHRLSFPDELPCSDNTVPERDALVADDINTATEDTEVKRNSVDSLPGNFSSPESVLEATPMGFLNLGFCEEDSSQGSDIPSDQPQVAPMTSVSRPLRIWKLVRKQMSHALRALCCCCCCLPTPSVETEMVQ from the exons ATGGGCAGCCACATGGATGAGGACattcttgaaaaggatttcaggatgttaACATCTCTAGGTTGTGGTTCCTTTggggaggtgaagctggcctgtcaccttcccacacatacacgagtggctgtgaaggtccttgagaaaaacaccaacagTGTGGCTGACATCAGTACTGAAGTAAATATCCTTCAGTCTTTAGAACACAGGAATATCGTTCGATTTTTTGACATGATCGACACACTGACAACCACTTATCTGattatggagtatgtggcaggagaagatctggagagctgcctccaggcactgggctgtctaaaggaggaggaggctagagtgATTTTCCGGCAGGTGGTGTCAGCGGTTCACTTCCTGCACCAGAGACACATCGCACACCgtgatatcaaattagaaaacatcctagttgatgcagcaggaaatgcaaagctttgtgactttggaaTGGCAATTAaaatcacagaggggcagatgttggaggagatctgtggctccttgctctactgggccccagagatcttggcaagaaagccctatgatggactggcaggtgatatgtggagcttgggtatCGTTCTATATGTCTTAGTCACAGGGCACTttccatacatggaagaaacccttgaaGGTATGCACAGGGTCATTACCACCACAATGTGTCCCATTCCCTACCATCTGTCAAAACCCTGTTATTTCATCATTGCCCGACTACTCATGGTCCCCACCTGGTACCGATTCACAATCTGTCAGCTTGTGGAAAGAGCATGGCTGGGCCCAATTCAAGAACATGTACTGCCTACCACCAAACAAATCCTGCCCAAGGTCGTGGAGACCATGTGCACCATCGGCTATACCTGTGAGGAGATTGTTTCATCCCTAACTCACAGGCGAGAAGATAATCATGTGACGGCTACATGcaacattctcaaatatcagCTGAGTGGTGGGGACAGCCATCAGCAAGATCAGATGCCCTGGTTAACTAGCAGCCCTGCAGGTCCTgttcacctccctctccccttgacCAGGAGAGCCAGTGAACCAGCATTTATAACCGGTACACAAGCTGGGAAGAGTCACTTTAAGGTGGAGGGTGTGGAAGAAAGGGGCAAAATATACAGAAGCCACACCATGCCTCACAGACTCTCCTTCCCAGATGAGCTTCCTTGCtcagacaacacagtcccagaaagagatgctctTGTGGCTGATGACATCAACACTGCTACAGAGGACACTGAAGTCAAGAGGAATTCTGTTGACTCCCTGCCTGGCAATTTCTCCTCTCCTGAATCAGTCTTGGAGGCTACACCCATGGGAtttctgaacctgggcttctgtgaagaagatTCATCCCAGGGGTCAGAtattcccagtgaccagccccaggTGGCACCCATGACATCTGTATCCAGGCCACTCAGGATCTGGAAACTGGTGAGGAAGCAAATGTCCCATGCACTGAGAGcactgtgctgctgctgttgctgcctgcccaccccaag tgtggaaactgaaatggTCCAATAG
- the LOC121826567 gene encoding putative sperm motility kinase W isoform X2 yields the protein MGSHMDEDILEKDFRMLTSLGCGSFGEVKLACHLPTHTRVAVKVLEKNTNSVADISTEVNILQSLEHRNIVRFFDMIDTLTTTYLIMEYVAGEDLESCLQALGCLKEEEARVIFRQVVSAVHFLHQRHIAHRDIKLENILVDAAGNAKLCDFGMAIKITEGQMLEEICGSLLYWAPEILARKPYDGLAGDMWSLGIVLYVLVTGHFPYMEETLEGMHRVITTTMCPIPYHLSKPCYFIIARLLMVPTWYRFTICQLVERAWLGPIQEHVLPTTKQILPKVVETMCTIGYTCEEIVSSLTHRREDNHVTATCNILKYQLSGGDSHQQDQMPWLTSSPAGPVHLPLPLTRRASEPAFITGTQAGKSHFKVEGVEERGKIYRSHTMPHRLSFPDELPCSDNTVPERDALVADDINTATEDTEVKRNSVDSLPGNFSSPESVLEATPMGFLNLGFCEEDSSQGSDIPSDQPQVAPMTSVSRPLRIWKLVRKQMSHALRALCCCCCCLPTPSVETEMAQ from the coding sequence ATGGGCAGCCACATGGATGAGGACattcttgaaaaggatttcaggatgttaACATCTCTAGGTTGTGGTTCCTTTggggaggtgaagctggcctgtcaccttcccacacatacacgagtggctgtgaaggtccttgagaaaaacaccaacagTGTGGCTGACATCAGTACTGAAGTAAATATCCTTCAGTCTTTAGAACACAGGAATATCGTTCGATTTTTTGACATGATCGACACACTGACAACCACTTATCTGattatggagtatgtggcaggagaagatctggagagctgcctccaggcactgggctgtctaaaggaggaggaggctagagtgATTTTCCGGCAGGTGGTGTCAGCGGTTCACTTCCTGCACCAGAGACACATCGCACACCgtgatatcaaattagaaaacatcctagttgatgcagcaggaaatgcaaagctttgtgactttggaaTGGCAATTAaaatcacagaggggcagatgttggaggagatctgtggctccttgctctactgggccccagagatcttggcaagaaagccctatgatggactggcaggtgatatgtggagcttgggtatCGTTCTATATGTCTTAGTCACAGGGCACTttccatacatggaagaaacccttgaaGGTATGCACAGGGTCATTACCACCACAATGTGTCCCATTCCCTACCATCTGTCAAAACCCTGTTATTTCATCATTGCCCGACTACTCATGGTCCCCACCTGGTACCGATTCACAATCTGTCAGCTTGTGGAAAGAGCATGGCTGGGCCCAATTCAAGAACATGTACTGCCTACCACCAAACAAATCCTGCCCAAGGTCGTGGAGACCATGTGCACCATCGGCTATACCTGTGAGGAGATTGTTTCATCCCTAACTCACAGGCGAGAAGATAATCATGTGACGGCTACATGcaacattctcaaatatcagCTGAGTGGTGGGGACAGCCATCAGCAAGATCAGATGCCCTGGTTAACTAGCAGCCCTGCAGGTCCTgttcacctccctctccccttgacCAGGAGAGCCAGTGAACCAGCATTTATAACCGGTACACAAGCTGGGAAGAGTCACTTTAAGGTGGAGGGTGTGGAAGAAAGGGGCAAAATATACAGAAGCCACACCATGCCTCACAGACTCTCCTTCCCAGATGAGCTTCCTTGCtcagacaacacagtcccagaaagagatgctctTGTGGCTGATGACATCAACACTGCTACAGAGGACACTGAAGTCAAGAGGAATTCTGTTGACTCCCTGCCTGGCAATTTCTCCTCTCCTGAATCAGTCTTGGAGGCTACACCCATGGGAtttctgaacctgggcttctgtgaagaagatTCATCCCAGGGGTCAGAtattcccagtgaccagccccaggTGGCACCCATGACATCTGTATCCAGGCCACTCAGGATCTGGAAACTGGTGAGGAAGCAAATGTCCCATGCACTGAGAGcactgtgctgctgctgttgctgcctgcccaccccaag